The Flavobacteriales bacterium DNA segment GGACCTTTTTTCATGAGGTGTGATTTTTCGGTGCGCAGCACCGATATACTCGCGCGCAGCGCGAATAGACTTCAGCGCAACCGAAATGGACTCGCGAAGCGAATGAACTCGCCCGAAGGGCCAATGGACTTCGGCTTCACCAAAATCACGTATACCACCCCGAATACATCACATAACTCTCCGCGATCCGATCGATTTGCCCGCGAACGAGCTCCTCACTCACGTCCTTCACTTTTTTTGCCGGAACCCCCGCATAAATAGAGCCCGCCTTTACGTGCGTGCCTTCTAATACCACGGCTCCGGCCGCAATGATACTGCCGCTTTCAACTACGCAGTCGTCCATCACGATCGCACCCATCCCTATGAGTACATTATCGTGTATGCTACATCCGTGCACCAATGCATTGTGTCCGATACTCACGTTATTGCCAATGTTGGTCGGTGATTTCTTATACGTGGCGTGGATCACTGCCCCGTCTTGCACATTGACTCGGTTGCCCATCTTTATGTAGTGCACATCGCCGCGTATTACGGCGTTGAACCAAACCGAGCATTCGTTGCCCATGGTGACCTCGCCGGTGATGGTGGCGTTCTCGGCGAACCAACAGGCGTCGCCATATTTC contains these protein-coding regions:
- a CDS encoding gamma carbonic anhydrase family protein — encoded protein: MALIIPVRDIHPKYGDACWFAENATITGEVTMGNECSVWFNAVIRGDVHYIKMGNRVNVQDGAVIHATYKKSPTNIGNNVSIGHNALVHGCSIHDNVLIGMGAIVMDDCVVESGSIIAAGAVVLEGTHVKAGSIYAGVPAKKVKDVSEELVRGQIDRIAESYVMYSGWYT